A genomic segment from Nocardia cyriacigeorgica GUH-2 encodes:
- a CDS encoding transglycosylase SLT domain-containing protein translates to MTLTIPDVEQWRPEQLTTAATNAATLATRLDGLAASGRTNAETLQWSGPAGTAAKTRMDTEKTRTGAVSAALLELQTALNVEVGNLTETKNKVLQLRDAAQTPNGEMPGFQVAADGTVSAQARMDYLRKHADGKANVEGECVAEMYLAAVHQWHIANALKAAADTAERARVAVENAAVKLDQAFTTLGDPTLNVVAPTAPASTTPASTTAPPSDKPSNSSQLMSNSGSGSGSGGGGGGGSSSGGGSWSESALASGGPPTKMPTGEQAQWIQEAIRVLRENGYDVSDSDAAIIAAIIEKESGGNPNAINLWDSNAAAGIPSKGLMQTIDPTFNSYKLAGHDDIWNPVDNIIAGSRYAIERYGSLSNVPGIVAMSQNQGYVGY, encoded by the coding sequence GTGACGCTCACCATCCCCGACGTCGAGCAGTGGCGCCCCGAGCAGCTGACCACCGCCGCCACCAACGCCGCCACCCTGGCCACCCGCCTCGACGGCCTGGCCGCCTCCGGCCGCACCAACGCCGAGACCTTGCAGTGGAGCGGACCGGCCGGCACCGCCGCCAAGACCAGGATGGATACCGAGAAGACCCGCACCGGCGCGGTCAGCGCGGCGCTGCTGGAGTTGCAGACGGCGCTGAACGTCGAGGTCGGCAACCTCACCGAGACCAAGAACAAGGTGCTGCAACTGCGTGACGCCGCGCAGACGCCCAATGGCGAGATGCCCGGCTTCCAGGTCGCCGCCGACGGCACCGTCAGCGCTCAGGCGCGCATGGACTACCTGCGCAAACACGCCGACGGCAAGGCCAACGTCGAGGGCGAATGCGTGGCCGAGATGTACCTGGCCGCGGTGCACCAGTGGCATATCGCCAATGCCCTCAAGGCCGCCGCCGACACCGCTGAACGGGCCCGGGTCGCGGTGGAGAACGCCGCGGTCAAGCTGGATCAGGCCTTCACCACGCTGGGCGATCCCACCCTCAATGTCGTCGCTCCGACCGCCCCGGCCAGTACGACACCGGCGTCCACCACGGCGCCGCCCAGCGATAAGCCGAGCAACAGCAGCCAGCTGATGTCGAACTCTGGCTCCGGTTCCGGGAGCGGCGGTGGTGGCGGTGGCGGTTCGAGCTCGGGCGGCGGCAGCTGGTCGGAGAGCGCCCTGGCCTCCGGCGGCCCGCCGACCAAGATGCCCACCGGCGAGCAGGCGCAGTGGATCCAGGAAGCCATCCGGGTGCTGCGCGAAAACGGTTACGACGTCTCCGATTCCGACGCCGCGATCATCGCCGCCATCATCGAGAAGGAATCCGGCGGCAACCCGAACGCGATCAACCTCTGGGACAGCAACGCCGCCGCCGGTATCCCGTCGAAGGGCCTGATGCAGACCATCGACCCCACCTTCAACTCCTACAAACTGGCCGGTCACGACGACATCTGGAACCCGGTCGACAACATCATCGCCGGATCCCGGTACGCCATCGAACGGTATGGATCGCTGAGCAATGTGCCCGGCATCGTGGCCATGAGCCAGAACCAGGGCTACGTCGGCTACTAG
- a CDS encoding acyl-[acyl-carrier-protein] thioesterase, producing the protein MSLDQPLAPLPQEGMGFASAWPVRAGDVDPYNRLRFDGIARYLQDIAWEQLQQTLLERTDPNWIVRRTVIDVVRPIMWPDQVRLERWCSAMSTRWTNMRVRITSDNGGLIETEGFWINISESNNRPARISDDGLAYLAQTAQEHRLRWRPWLTDATPPESDTDLPFPVRATDIDQYNHVNNACYWQAVEQFLVDYPKLVAGPHRAVIEYVAPVLAREHITVRSRYEPGDGAGSPTLRLWFVVGGTTTTIVRVMPLPS; encoded by the coding sequence GTGTCACTCGATCAGCCACTCGCCCCGCTTCCCCAGGAGGGCATGGGCTTTGCCTCGGCGTGGCCCGTCCGAGCCGGCGATGTGGATCCCTACAACCGTCTGCGATTCGACGGCATCGCCCGCTATCTCCAGGACATCGCCTGGGAGCAGCTGCAACAGACGCTGTTGGAGCGGACCGATCCGAACTGGATCGTCCGGCGCACCGTCATCGACGTCGTCCGGCCGATCATGTGGCCCGATCAGGTCCGGCTGGAGCGCTGGTGCTCGGCCATGTCGACCCGGTGGACGAATATGCGGGTCCGGATCACCAGCGACAACGGCGGTCTCATCGAGACCGAAGGCTTCTGGATCAATATCAGCGAGTCCAACAACCGACCCGCCCGGATCAGCGATGATGGCCTGGCCTACCTGGCGCAGACCGCGCAGGAGCATCGGTTGCGCTGGCGGCCGTGGCTCACCGACGCCACCCCACCCGAATCGGACACCGACCTGCCGTTCCCGGTCCGCGCCACCGATATCGACCAGTACAACCACGTCAACAATGCTTGTTACTGGCAGGCGGTCGAGCAGTTCCTGGTCGACTATCCGAAGCTGGTCGCAGGGCCGCACCGGGCAGTCATCGAATACGTCGCGCCGGTGCTGGCGCGCGAGCACATCACCGTCCGCAGCCGCTACGAGCCCGGTGACGGTGCCGGCTCGCCCACACTGCGCCTGTGGTTCGTCGTCGGCGGCACCACCACGACCATCGTGCGCGTGATGCCACTACCCAGCTGA
- a CDS encoding FAD-dependent oxidoreductase, with the protein MAYVITQRCCNDASCVSECPVDCIRPTPDQPEFATTEMLYIDPDTCIDCGACVDACPVDAIFSEDDLTASLARFRDINAAYFQRHPLESNFDPIAAPTRPPKDLGTLRVAVVGAGPAACYAADELLRRSDVEVEMFDRLPTPWGLVRAGVAPDHPGTKNVSSMFESAFRRDTLQFYLNVEVGEHITHEELLEHHHAVVYAVGAASDRHMGIPGEDLPGSHSATEFVAWYNGHPDYADREFDLSGERAVIVGNGNVALDVARVLTVDPDELAKTDIADHALDALRRSNIREVVVLGRRGPLQAAYSSPEFMALAHLKGVDVVIDAAELELDPGSQAILDDPDVEPSLALKYTLAQEYAAAPSDPANKRIVFRYLASPTGLTGTDRVESLEYVHNELLTEGEQLVARATDRTGSLPASLVLRSIGYRGEPVAGLPFDERRAVVPNEHGRVIGEDGTPVPGVYVSGWIKRGPRGVIGSNRVDAEETVEGLIADFIAGKLAAPRADRAALRALVQQRQPDLVDRDGWKAIDQAERTAGKSAGRPRVKFTTRPDLLKAANS; encoded by the coding sequence ATGGCCTACGTAATCACGCAGCGTTGTTGCAACGACGCCAGCTGCGTTTCCGAGTGCCCGGTCGACTGCATCCGACCGACCCCGGACCAGCCGGAGTTCGCGACGACCGAGATGCTCTACATCGACCCGGACACCTGCATCGACTGCGGTGCCTGTGTCGACGCGTGCCCGGTAGACGCCATCTTCTCCGAAGACGACCTGACTGCATCGCTGGCCCGATTCCGCGATATCAACGCCGCCTACTTCCAGCGGCATCCGCTGGAGTCGAACTTCGATCCGATCGCCGCGCCCACCAGGCCGCCGAAGGATCTGGGCACGCTACGGGTGGCGGTGGTCGGCGCCGGGCCCGCCGCCTGCTACGCCGCCGACGAGCTGCTGCGCCGCTCCGACGTCGAGGTGGAGATGTTCGACCGGCTGCCGACGCCGTGGGGCCTGGTGCGCGCGGGTGTGGCCCCGGACCATCCGGGCACCAAGAACGTGTCGAGCATGTTCGAATCGGCGTTCCGCCGCGACACGCTCCAGTTCTATCTGAACGTCGAGGTCGGCGAGCACATCACCCACGAGGAGCTGCTCGAACACCATCACGCCGTGGTCTACGCCGTCGGCGCGGCCTCGGACCGGCACATGGGCATCCCCGGTGAGGATCTGCCCGGCAGCCATTCCGCCACCGAGTTCGTCGCCTGGTACAACGGCCATCCCGATTACGCCGACCGGGAATTCGACCTCTCCGGCGAGCGCGCGGTCATCGTCGGCAACGGCAACGTCGCCCTCGACGTCGCCCGGGTGCTCACCGTGGATCCGGACGAGCTGGCCAAGACCGATATCGCCGACCACGCCCTGGACGCGCTGCGGCGCAGCAATATCCGCGAGGTCGTGGTGCTCGGCCGGCGCGGGCCGCTGCAGGCCGCCTACTCCTCGCCGGAGTTCATGGCGCTGGCGCATCTGAAGGGCGTCGACGTCGTCATCGATGCGGCCGAACTGGAGCTGGATCCGGGCAGCCAGGCCATCCTCGACGATCCGGATGTGGAGCCGTCGCTGGCGCTGAAATACACCCTGGCGCAGGAATACGCCGCCGCACCGAGCGATCCGGCCAACAAGCGCATCGTCTTCCGCTACCTGGCCTCGCCCACCGGGCTCACCGGTACCGACCGGGTGGAATCGCTGGAGTACGTGCACAACGAATTGCTCACCGAGGGTGAGCAGTTGGTGGCCCGCGCGACCGACCGCACCGGCAGTCTGCCCGCCTCGCTGGTGCTGCGCTCCATCGGTTACCGCGGCGAACCCGTCGCGGGCCTGCCCTTCGACGAGCGGCGCGCGGTGGTGCCCAATGAGCACGGACGCGTCATCGGCGAGGACGGCACACCGGTGCCGGGGGTGTACGTCAGCGGCTGGATCAAGCGCGGTCCGCGCGGAGTGATCGGCTCCAACCGGGTCGACGCGGAGGAGACGGTCGAGGGCCTGATCGCCGATTTCATCGCAGGCAAGCTGGCTGCGCCGCGCGCCGACCGGGCGGCACTGCGGGCGCTGGTGCAGCAGCGTCAGCCGGATCTGGTCGACCGCGACGGCTGGAAGGCCATCGACCAGGCCGAGCGCACCGCGGGCAAATCCGCCGGACGGCCGCGGGTCAAGTTCACCACCCGCCCCGACCTGCTCAAGGCCGCCAACAGCTGA
- a CDS encoding SixA phosphatase family protein, producing the protein MARTLILMRHGKSAYPDGVEDHERPLAPRGQREAGLAGQWLRATQPPIDAVRCSTATRTRETLAATGVTAPVVYERGIYEASPQTLIELVQLSDDDVATLLVIGHAPGMPWTAWELASNRDSEPAVELSRKFPTSALAVLRFDRPWSQVDPGTGELVDFHVAR; encoded by the coding sequence ATGGCGCGGACTCTGATCCTCATGCGGCACGGTAAATCGGCTTATCCGGACGGTGTGGAGGACCACGAACGCCCGCTCGCACCGCGTGGGCAACGCGAGGCGGGGCTGGCCGGGCAGTGGCTGCGCGCGACCCAGCCGCCCATCGACGCGGTGCGCTGTTCGACAGCCACCCGTACCCGGGAAACCCTGGCCGCGACCGGCGTCACCGCGCCGGTGGTCTACGAACGCGGCATCTACGAGGCCTCGCCGCAGACGTTGATCGAATTGGTCCAGCTCAGCGATGACGATGTCGCCACCTTGCTGGTGATCGGGCACGCACCGGGCATGCCGTGGACGGCATGGGAGCTGGCGAGCAATCGCGACAGCGAGCCCGCCGTCGAACTCAGCCGCAAGTTCCCCACCTCGGCGCTCGCGGTGCTGCGGTTCGACCGGCCGTGGTCGCAGGTGGACCCGGGGACCGGTGAACTGGTGGACTTCCACGTGGCGCGCTGA
- a CDS encoding VOC family protein, translating to MDWKIELVAIPVTDVDRAKDFYTKIGFNADHDHSPSEEIRFVQLTPPGSGCSICIGRGITEAAPGSVEGMQMVVDSAEQAYQQLRAAGVEATPVKDLGWGLFTFFSDPDGNKWAVQELPDYAAGSPS from the coding sequence ATGGATTGGAAAATCGAACTCGTGGCCATCCCGGTGACCGACGTCGACCGCGCCAAGGACTTCTACACCAAGATCGGATTCAACGCCGATCACGATCACTCACCCAGTGAGGAGATCCGTTTCGTGCAGCTCACCCCGCCCGGCTCGGGGTGTTCGATCTGCATCGGCCGTGGCATCACCGAGGCCGCGCCGGGCAGCGTCGAGGGCATGCAGATGGTGGTCGACAGCGCCGAGCAGGCCTACCAGCAGCTGCGCGCGGCCGGCGTGGAGGCCACGCCGGTGAAGGATCTCGGCTGGGGGCTGTTCACCTTCTTCTCCGACCCGGACGGCAACAAGTGGGCCGTTCAGGAACTGCCGGATTACGCGGCCGGTTCGCCCAGCTGA
- a CDS encoding MerR family transcriptional regulator — MSETARQSGESSDRERPRYSIGEVAERCGLSRDTLRWYERIGLMDYIGRDHTGKRRFSDRDLDWLELIGRLRTTGMSVADMVRYAELVRAGDATLPQRLEMFRATRADTLAKIAELQRTVAVLDYKIELYEGKSSTVRPIRSIHCEGTTDE, encoded by the coding sequence GTGAGCGAAACCGCACGTCAGAGTGGTGAGAGCAGCGACAGGGAGCGGCCGCGCTATTCCATCGGCGAGGTCGCCGAGCGGTGCGGGCTGAGCCGGGACACGCTGCGCTGGTACGAGCGGATCGGGCTGATGGATTACATCGGCCGCGATCACACCGGCAAGCGCCGGTTCAGCGATCGCGACCTGGATTGGCTGGAGCTGATCGGCCGCCTGCGCACCACGGGTATGTCGGTGGCGGACATGGTCCGCTACGCCGAGCTGGTGCGCGCCGGCGATGCCACGCTGCCCCAGCGCCTGGAGATGTTCCGCGCCACCCGCGCGGACACCTTGGCCAAGATCGCCGAACTACAGCGGACCGTCGCCGTGCTCGACTACAAGATCGAGCTCTACGAGGGCAAGTCGTCGACGGTCCGTCCGATCAGGTCGATCCATTGTGAAGGGACAACCGATGAATGA
- a CDS encoding aldo/keto reductase: protein MNDASRSESVPAGGEATGAHGGSGLLTTTLGNSGIEVGVQGLGCMGMSEFYGATDHTEARATLDRALELGVTLFDTADIYGSGHNEEFLSDFVRANREQVVLATKFGIVRKADDPTYRGFDNSPEYIRASVDASLRRLGVEVIDLYYMHRRDPAVPIEATVGAMAELVQAGKVRALGLSEVTGAELKAATAVHPIAAVQSEWSLFSRDVERTAVPAAAELGVTFVPYSPLGRGFLTGSFSTANELGAGDFRTRMPRFTGDNAARNAALLAPLHAIAEARGVSAAQVALAWVHSRAAAHGLSVVPIPGTRKRTRLEENVSAAALELTAGELASLEPIAGQVAGDRYADMSFTSAGRE, encoded by the coding sequence ATGAATGACGCATCGCGCAGCGAGTCCGTGCCGGCCGGCGGCGAGGCCACGGGCGCGCACGGCGGCTCCGGCCTGCTGACGACGACCCTCGGCAACAGCGGCATCGAGGTAGGCGTCCAGGGCTTGGGCTGCATGGGGATGAGCGAGTTCTACGGCGCCACCGACCACACCGAGGCCCGCGCCACGCTGGACCGCGCGCTGGAGCTAGGCGTCACGCTGTTCGATACCGCCGACATCTACGGCTCCGGCCACAACGAGGAGTTCCTGAGCGATTTCGTGCGGGCCAATCGCGAGCAGGTGGTGCTGGCCACCAAGTTCGGCATCGTCCGCAAGGCCGACGATCCCACCTACCGCGGCTTCGATAACTCCCCCGAATACATCCGCGCCTCGGTCGACGCCAGCCTGCGCCGGCTCGGCGTCGAGGTGATCGACCTGTACTACATGCACCGCCGCGATCCCGCGGTCCCGATCGAAGCCACAGTCGGCGCCATGGCCGAATTGGTTCAGGCGGGCAAGGTCCGGGCGCTGGGACTGTCCGAGGTCACCGGCGCGGAATTGAAGGCCGCCACCGCGGTGCATCCGATCGCCGCCGTGCAGTCGGAATGGTCGCTGTTCTCCCGCGACGTGGAGCGGACCGCCGTGCCCGCCGCCGCCGAACTCGGCGTCACGTTCGTGCCGTACTCCCCACTCGGCCGCGGTTTCCTCACCGGCTCGTTCAGCACCGCGAACGAACTCGGCGCCGGCGATTTCCGCACCCGGATGCCCCGGTTCACCGGCGACAATGCCGCCCGCAACGCGGCGCTGCTGGCCCCGCTGCATGCCATCGCCGAGGCCCGTGGGGTGAGCGCCGCCCAGGTGGCGCTGGCCTGGGTGCATTCCCGGGCGGCGGCACATGGGCTCTCGGTCGTGCCGATTCCGGGCACCCGCAAGCGCACCCGGCTGGAGGAGAACGTCTCCGCCGCGGCCCTGGAGTTGACCGCCGGCGAGCTGGCGAGCCTGGAACCCATCGCGGGCCAGGTGGCGGGCGACAGGTACGCGGATATGTCGTTCACCTCCGCCGGCCGGGAGTAA
- a CDS encoding carboxymuconolactone decarboxylase family protein, which produces MEPDAAPQRVWIDRQTPTAYRALVHLATEVRAAGADAGLDRRLLELINVRISQINGCASCLDLHHRAALAAGATAQELAMLPSWRRGNFFGPAERAALGLAECTATLADEATIDREYAGARRQFSEDQLAVIVWAATTISAFNRVSILSKHPVRERRDGA; this is translated from the coding sequence ATGGAGCCCGACGCCGCCCCGCAACGCGTGTGGATCGATCGGCAGACGCCCACCGCGTACCGCGCCCTGGTCCACTTGGCCACCGAGGTCCGGGCCGCGGGCGCCGACGCTGGGCTCGACCGCCGCCTGCTCGAACTGATCAACGTGCGGATATCCCAGATCAACGGCTGCGCGAGCTGCCTGGACCTGCATCATCGGGCCGCGCTGGCCGCCGGCGCGACCGCCCAGGAACTGGCCATGCTGCCGTCCTGGCGGCGCGGTAACTTCTTCGGTCCGGCCGAACGCGCGGCGCTCGGGCTGGCCGAGTGCACGGCGACGCTCGCCGACGAGGCGACCATCGATCGTGAGTACGCTGGCGCTCGCCGGCAATTCTCGGAAGACCAACTCGCGGTCATCGTCTGGGCCGCGACCACGATCAGCGCGTTCAACCGCGTGTCGATCCTGAGTAAACACCCGGTGCGCGAGAGGAGAGACGGAGCATGA
- a CDS encoding GNAT family N-acetyltransferase: MTDSTVTTDVVHNEDKHRYEIWYGGELAGFTEYEERGDQTVFTHTEIDDAFGGKGLGTVLAHQAIEDVIGRDRAIRPVCPFIKAYLDKHSEYDAHVVGKGITE, from the coding sequence ATGACCGATTCGACGGTGACGACCGACGTCGTCCACAACGAGGACAAGCACCGCTACGAGATCTGGTACGGCGGTGAGCTCGCGGGTTTCACCGAGTACGAGGAACGCGGCGATCAGACCGTCTTCACCCACACCGAGATCGATGACGCGTTCGGCGGCAAGGGCCTGGGCACCGTGCTCGCGCATCAGGCGATCGAGGACGTGATCGGCCGCGACCGCGCGATCCGCCCGGTATGCCCGTTCATCAAGGCCTACCTCGACAAACATTCCGAATACGACGCCCATGTCGTCGGCAAAGGGATCACCGAGTGA
- a CDS encoding pirin family protein, which produces MSDLDPHPDEALCEPSPGPGPVAEPYPAREVPLGGVRGVFVERVLPQRDLPTVGAWCFLDHFGSPTVTKTGAPPDIDPHPHIGLQTVTWPFEGKIRHRDSVGSDVEIEPGQLNLMTSGRGIAHSEYGVAGAPAGHGLQLWIALPSSAAGIDPHFEQHRELPAYEDAGLRATVLLGTLAGVTSPAITYTPLVGADARIEAGAQVRLPVDPAFEYAVLVLEGELTVAGTELGPGPLLYLGTERAELTLTSSAGAHFALIGGEPFAEDLVMWWNFVGRSHDEIMAAREDWENRNVERFGDIAGHPPQQRFPAPPLPGLRLKPRKRRFDGH; this is translated from the coding sequence ATGAGCGACCTCGATCCGCATCCGGACGAAGCCCTGTGCGAACCGTCACCGGGCCCGGGCCCGGTAGCCGAGCCGTATCCCGCGCGCGAGGTGCCGCTCGGCGGGGTGCGCGGCGTGTTCGTCGAGCGGGTGCTGCCGCAACGCGATCTGCCCACCGTCGGCGCCTGGTGCTTCCTCGATCATTTCGGCTCGCCCACGGTCACCAAGACCGGGGCACCGCCGGATATCGATCCGCATCCGCACATCGGCTTGCAGACGGTCACCTGGCCGTTCGAAGGTAAGATCCGGCATCGCGATTCGGTCGGCTCCGATGTGGAGATCGAGCCCGGTCAGCTGAACCTGATGACGTCGGGCCGCGGTATCGCGCATTCGGAGTACGGCGTCGCGGGCGCGCCCGCCGGGCACGGCCTGCAATTGTGGATCGCGCTGCCCAGCTCGGCCGCCGGGATCGACCCGCATTTCGAGCAGCACCGTGAACTGCCGGCCTACGAGGACGCGGGCCTGCGCGCGACGGTCCTGCTCGGTACCTTGGCCGGCGTGACCTCCCCCGCGATCACCTACACCCCGCTCGTCGGCGCCGATGCTCGTATCGAGGCGGGCGCGCAGGTGCGGCTTCCGGTCGATCCGGCGTTCGAGTACGCCGTACTGGTACTCGAGGGCGAGCTGACCGTCGCCGGCACCGAACTCGGCCCCGGGCCGCTGCTGTACCTCGGCACCGAACGCGCCGAGCTCACCCTCACCAGCAGCGCGGGCGCCCACTTCGCGCTCATCGGGGGCGAGCCGTTCGCCGAAGATCTGGTGATGTGGTGGAACTTCGTCGGCCGCAGCCACGACGAGATCATGGCCGCGCGCGAGGATTGGGAGAACCGCAACGTCGAGCGGTTCGGCGATATCGCGGGACATCCACCGCAGCAGCGGTTTCCGGCCCCACCGCTGCCCGGGCTGCGGCTCAAACCACGCAAGCGCCGCTTCGACGGGCACTGA
- a CDS encoding SRPBCC family protein: protein MSTTTNDAVITTTSDTEIHVERVFNAPVDRVWDAYSRIEQLSRWWGRGNQLDVERWEFHKGGHWRFVEHADGESHGFEGRFREITPKERIVQSFEWDGMPAHVAIDATTFVDLGDGRTKVVTDSQFHTKEERDGMLQSGMESGLNDSYRALDALLAESA from the coding sequence ATGAGCACAACTACGAACGACGCCGTCATCACCACCACCTCGGACACCGAGATCCACGTCGAACGCGTCTTCAACGCGCCGGTGGATCGCGTGTGGGACGCCTACAGCCGGATCGAGCAGCTGTCGCGCTGGTGGGGTCGCGGCAACCAGCTCGACGTCGAGCGCTGGGAGTTCCACAAGGGCGGGCACTGGCGTTTCGTCGAACACGCCGACGGCGAATCGCACGGCTTCGAGGGCCGCTTCCGGGAGATCACCCCGAAGGAGCGGATCGTGCAGTCCTTCGAATGGGACGGCATGCCCGCGCACGTCGCCATCGACGCCACTACCTTCGTCGACCTCGGCGACGGCCGCACCAAGGTGGTCACCGACAGCCAGTTCCACACCAAGGAAGAGCGCGACGGCATGCTCCAGTCGGGCATGGAGTCCGGGCTCAACGACAGCTACCGGGCCCTGGACGCCCTGCTGGCCGAATCGGCCTGA
- a CDS encoding ArsR/SmtB family transcription factor yields the protein MVQYDFLDASFGALADPTRRGILEHLGRGPATVSELAERFAMTLTGIKKHIHLLEDAGMVVTEKRGRVRYCRLGENVFDREVAWMQGYRRMVEARMDRLGEFLESAGNESTETEHNR from the coding sequence ATGGTTCAGTATGACTTCTTAGACGCCTCCTTCGGAGCGCTCGCGGACCCCACCCGACGGGGCATCCTCGAGCACCTCGGACGTGGCCCCGCCACCGTCAGCGAGCTGGCGGAGCGCTTCGCGATGACCCTCACCGGCATCAAGAAGCACATCCACCTGCTCGAAGACGCGGGGATGGTGGTCACGGAGAAGCGTGGCCGGGTCCGGTACTGCCGGCTCGGCGAGAACGTCTTCGACCGCGAGGTGGCCTGGATGCAGGGCTATCGGCGGATGGTGGAGGCCCGGATGGACCGTCTCGGTGAATTCCTCGAATCAGCAGGAAACGAATCAACGGAAACGGAGCACAACCGATGA